Below is a genomic region from Jatrophihabitans sp..
GCCGACGATCCGGCGGAACTTGCGCTGGCCCCGGTTGCGGTCCAGCACCGCGACCTCCAGGCTGTCGGCCACCAGCACCCGGTTCGCGCCGGCTTCGCCGCCGACTGAGCCCAGGGCCTGGACCGCGACCGACACCGCTTCGGCCAGCGGCAGATTAGAGCGGAAGGAGTTCTTGAGCGCGCCCGCGACCGTGTCGGCCTGGCCGCCCATGACCAGGAACTCCGGCTCGTCGACGATGGTGCCGTCATAGGAGAGCCGGTACAGCTGGTCCTGCCCCGCCACCGAGCCCACTTCGGCCACGCACAACTCGACCTCGTAGGGCTTCTGCTGCTCGGTGAAGATCGAGCCCAGGGTCTGGGCGTAGGCGTTGGCCAGCGCTCGAGCGGTGACGTCCCGGCGGTCGTAGGAGTAGCCGCGCAGGTCGGCCAGCCGGATGCCGGCCACCCGGAGGTTCTCGAACTCGTTGTACTTGCCTACGGCGGCGAAGCCGATCCGGTCATAGATCTCAGAGACCTTGTGCAGCGCCGAGCTGGTGTTCTCAGCGACGAACAGCACGCCGTCGGCGTAGGTCAGCACCACCACGCTGCGGCCCCGGGCGATCCCCTTGCGGGCGTACTCGGACCGGTCGCGCATGATCTGCTCGGCCGAGGCGTAGAACGGCATCGACATGAGGTGTTCTCCGGTTCGTAGGGTTCGACGGCTGGCGGCGGGCTCGTGCGGGTGGCTCAGGAACCCGGCGCGAGCGCCCGTCGCTCCAGCAGCGCCCGCACCACGGTGTCCAGGCTGCTGTCAGCGACCCGACGGGTGCCGTCGGCGGTGGCGGCGTACACGACCGGGTAGATCCGCCTGGTCAGGTCCGGCCCGCCGGTGGCCGAGTCGTCGTCGGCGGCGTCGTACAGCGCCTCCACGACGACCGAGACCGCTTCTTCCTCGCTCAAGCCCGGACGCCAGAGCTTCTTCAGCGCGCCCTTGGCGAACACCGAGCCCGAGCCCACCGAGTGGTAGTACTGCTCGGGATAACGCCCGCCGGTGACGTCGTAGCTGTAGATGCGCCCGGCGGTGGCCGAGCCCTGCACGGCCGCGCTGTCGACGTCGAAGCCCGCGAACAGCGGCACGACAGCCAGGCCCTGCATGGCCGCGCCCAGGTTGCCCCGGATCATCGTCGCGAGCCGGTTGGCCTTGCCGTCGAGGGTGAGCGCGGTGCCCTCGATCTTCTCGTAGTGCTCGAGCTCGACCTGAAAGAGCCGGACCAGCTCGATCGCGATGCCCGCGGTGCCGGCGATGCCGACCAGGGAGTGGTCGTCGGCGGCGAACACCTTCTCGATGTCGCGCTGGGCGATCAGGTTGCCCATGGTGGCCCGGCGGTCACCAGCCATGATCACGCCGCCGTTGAAGGTCGCGGCCACGATCGTGGTGGCGTGCGCGGACTGCGGCATGGTCGTAGGGTGCCCGGTCACGGCATGCGCCCGGTGGCCCGGCAGCAGCTCAGCGGCGGCTGCCGACATGAATTCGACGAAGGACGACGAGCCGGGAGCCGTCGCGTACCGCAGCAGTCCATGAGCCTTATCGCCGTGACCGCTCACTGGCCGCCCTTTTGGACGAAGCTCCGGACGAAGTCCTCAGGGTTGGTCTCGAGCACCTCGTCGATGTCGTCCAGGATCGCGTCGACGTCGTCGCTGAGCTTCTCGTGGCGCTCGGCGACATCGGTGCTGGTCTCCTCGGCTACCTCATCGACGTCCGCGCGCTGCTTGGCGGGCCGGGACTGCCCACCCTCGTGACTGGCCATGATTACCTCCGCAGACCCGCCAGGCGGCGAGTACCTCTCGACACTAGTAGCTCACCCGGCGCGGTTGCCGCGCGGACCGGGAATTAGCTGTGAATGTTGGCATACCGGAACTCAGTGACCCAGCAACTCCTGCACTAGGGACTGCGCGGTCGGGCAC
It encodes:
- the prcA gene encoding proteasome subunit alpha; the encoded protein is MSMPFYASAEQIMRDRSEYARKGIARGRSVVVLTYADGVLFVAENTSSALHKVSEIYDRIGFAAVGKYNEFENLRVAGIRLADLRGYSYDRRDVTARALANAYAQTLGSIFTEQQKPYEVELCVAEVGSVAGQDQLYRLSYDGTIVDEPEFLVMGGQADTVAGALKNSFRSNLPLAEAVSVAVQALGSVGGEAGANRVLVADSLEVAVLDRNRGQRKFRRIVGPALSSLLPASVNGAAGAQDQTAAPDGTVVDTAGGGTATTAEGGTAATAEPAGTGGLGTADEATGADTPPTSANPDGS
- a CDS encoding ubiquitin-like protein Pup, producing the protein MASHEGGQSRPAKQRADVDEVAEETSTDVAERHEKLSDDVDAILDDIDEVLETNPEDFVRSFVQKGGQ
- the prcB gene encoding proteasome subunit beta, with amino-acid sequence MSGHGDKAHGLLRYATAPGSSSFVEFMSAAAAELLPGHRAHAVTGHPTTMPQSAHATTIVAATFNGGVIMAGDRRATMGNLIAQRDIEKVFAADDHSLVGIAGTAGIAIELVRLFQVELEHYEKIEGTALTLDGKANRLATMIRGNLGAAMQGLAVVPLFAGFDVDSAAVQGSATAGRIYSYDVTGGRYPEQYYHSVGSGSVFAKGALKKLWRPGLSEEEAVSVVVEALYDAADDDSATGGPDLTRRIYPVVYAATADGTRRVADSSLDTVVRALLERRALAPGS